The Armatimonadota bacterium genome has a segment encoding these proteins:
- a CDS encoding right-handed parallel beta-helix repeat-containing protein — MRVHGFGPLLVFSFLLLSNAACGAVYRVRAGATGTPHDGSTWDTAFTTVQAGINAASLNDEVWVAQGAYLERVTTKDGVALRGGYSGAGASPDARDWSLNVTIIDANFTGSVITVPANSWTGTIIDGFTIRNGTGTAPLGSSVYGGGVYCGTNSSPGIFNCIFSNNQASPANYPVGRGGAIYCDSASQPDIANNTFTGNSALYGGAIFLSKGTVRSNLFDTNSAVATGGAMDISNSGSTLVTGNTFRNCSASQYGGAIDCESATSIIMGNVFDTNSCISSGGAICEKSSIGRIVSNIFVGNTGYPGDAVFADGSIDIINNTFARQKSRITTLPDTGAVYLSSSGAVYNNIFLSNDAALGAPLYSSPTAGQFHNNCFFGNIADYVSPVPNVIGMNGNFNADPKVVDSANSNFHLRADSPCVDTGNPAKNLTSDLDVDGQARVFGPSIDIGADEFEPIMVFSTQPGNGHKGTVLAPQPAIALLDALGNSYFATFGSVSVALTPGVGTKGATLSGTTSLPFVNGLATFTNLRVDLGGAGYTLTATATNLAPIVSSKFNVVIPRVYVSTAGDDASEGSSWLNPKASIAASLAECDSPGKVWVRLGTYSANVTLPADVALLGGFRGRELFEDQRSPDQYVTVLSGLSAAPVVTVAAHASRSTLLDGFTITGGRGQLLGMRLDAYRAGGGIYMKTTSPTITHNIVIDNGATVGGGVCADGGSPLIQGNHIVHNTAACTARITGGGGGLAVIGGSTASILDNLIADNSGTGTNPLLAQGAMGGGIGCVAASPTLRNNTIASNTTSGAGGGLYLYNASPILTSNIVANNDMGLYAENNSQPLFRYNDFANNGAYNISGVVYPMGTAGNMASDPLFANATGGDYHISSKSPCLNAGDTAAVLALEQDLDGNSRVIGGAVDIGTYELTAYTATDAANALRIGAGLRTGATADMARLDVSPGAGDGKVSLEDAVRIARKVAGLEANP, encoded by the coding sequence GTGCGAGTTCACGGCTTCGGTCCACTACTTGTTTTCTCTTTCCTGCTCCTTTCAAATGCCGCGTGCGGCGCCGTCTATCGCGTCCGCGCGGGCGCGACGGGCACCCCACACGACGGTTCCACCTGGGACACGGCGTTCACCACGGTTCAGGCGGGCATCAACGCTGCATCCTTAAACGACGAGGTTTGGGTGGCGCAGGGCGCCTACCTGGAGCGGGTGACAACCAAAGATGGCGTAGCGCTGCGCGGTGGTTATTCCGGGGCGGGGGCCAGTCCCGACGCGCGCGATTGGTCTCTGAATGTCACTATCATTGACGCAAATTTCACGGGAAGCGTCATAACAGTGCCTGCCAATTCCTGGACCGGGACCATCATCGATGGCTTCACCATCCGGAACGGGACCGGAACGGCGCCATTAGGCTCGTCGGTCTACGGAGGTGGCGTCTACTGCGGAACGAACTCCTCCCCAGGCATCTTCAACTGCATCTTCAGCAACAATCAAGCATCTCCCGCGAACTACCCCGTCGGCCGCGGGGGCGCAATCTACTGTGACTCAGCCAGCCAGCCGGATATCGCGAACAATACGTTCACGGGCAATTCGGCTCTGTACGGAGGCGCCATTTTCTTGTCCAAAGGCACCGTCCGAAGCAACCTCTTCGACACCAATAGCGCTGTAGCGACCGGAGGGGCCATGGACATCTCGAACTCCGGTAGCACATTGGTGACCGGAAATACCTTTAGAAACTGTAGTGCGTCGCAGTATGGGGGCGCCATCGACTGCGAATCGGCCACCTCCATAATCATGGGCAACGTATTCGACACCAATTCGTGCATATCGTCAGGCGGCGCGATCTGCGAAAAATCGTCAATCGGAAGAATCGTGTCGAACATTTTCGTTGGCAATACGGGATATCCGGGCGATGCCGTCTTCGCGGATGGCAGCATCGATATCATCAACAATACGTTCGCCAGGCAGAAATCACGCATCACCACTCTACCGGACACAGGCGCGGTCTACCTTTCCTCCTCGGGAGCAGTCTATAACAACATCTTCCTGAGCAACGATGCCGCCCTAGGGGCGCCTTTGTATTCCAGCCCGACGGCCGGCCAGTTTCACAATAATTGCTTCTTCGGTAATATCGCCGATTACGTCTCCCCCGTCCCGAATGTCATCGGGATGAACGGCAATTTCAACGCTGATCCGAAGGTCGTCGATTCCGCGAACAGCAATTTCCACTTGCGGGCGGATTCGCCCTGCGTCGATACGGGGAACCCGGCAAAGAACCTCACCAGCGACCTGGATGTAGATGGCCAGGCGCGAGTGTTCGGGCCGAGCATCGACATCGGAGCGGACGAGTTCGAGCCGATCATGGTCTTCTCCACTCAACCGGGAAACGGCCACAAGGGTACCGTGCTGGCTCCGCAGCCTGCCATCGCCCTGCTGGACGCACTGGGTAACTCTTACTTCGCCACATTCGGCTCGGTCTCGGTGGCCCTGACGCCCGGGGTGGGGACAAAAGGCGCAACGCTCAGCGGCACTACGTCACTTCCCTTCGTTAACGGGCTGGCCACATTCACCAACTTGAGGGTGGATTTAGGCGGCGCCGGCTACACCCTCACGGCAACCGCCACCAACCTGGCGCCTATTGTGAGCAGTAAATTCAACGTGGTCATACCGCGCGTGTACGTCAGTACGGCGGGCGACGACGCGTCGGAGGGGTCCTCGTGGTTGAATCCGAAGGCCAGCATCGCCGCTTCGCTTGCCGAGTGCGATTCGCCCGGCAAAGTGTGGGTGAGGCTAGGGACATATAGCGCTAACGTGACGCTCCCGGCGGACGTCGCGCTGCTGGGCGGGTTCCGCGGACGGGAGCTCTTCGAGGATCAGCGGAGCCCGGACCAGTACGTCACAGTCCTGAGCGGTCTGTCGGCCGCACCGGTCGTGACGGTCGCCGCCCATGCAAGCCGATCCACCCTCCTCGACGGGTTCACCATCACGGGCGGCCGGGGCCAACTTCTCGGTATGCGGCTGGACGCCTACCGGGCCGGCGGCGGCATCTATATGAAGACTACATCCCCCACCATCACGCACAATATAGTCATCGACAATGGCGCTACGGTTGGCGGCGGCGTCTGCGCCGACGGAGGTTCACCGCTGATCCAGGGCAATCACATCGTGCACAACACCGCCGCATGCACGGCCCGTATCACCGGAGGCGGCGGGGGGCTGGCGGTTATCGGAGGAAGCACCGCGAGCATTTTGGACAACCTCATTGCCGACAATTCCGGAACGGGGACAAACCCGCTGCTGGCCCAGGGGGCCATGGGTGGCGGCATCGGCTGTGTGGCCGCGTCCCCGACGCTCAGGAACAACACCATCGCATCGAACACGACATCAGGCGCCGGAGGCGGACTATACCTCTACAACGCATCGCCCATTCTGACCAGCAATATCGTCGCAAACAACGACATGGGCCTATATGCCGAAAACAACAGCCAGCCCTTGTTCCGTTACAACGATTTCGCCAACAACGGCGCGTACAACATCTCCGGCGTGGTATACCCCATGGGCACGGCCGGAAACATGGCGTCCGATCCGCTGTTCGCGAACGCGACGGGCGGCGACTACCACATCTCGAGCAAATCGCCATGCCTGAACGCGGGTGACACCGCCGCCGTTCTGGCACTGGAACAGGACCTGGACGGCAATTCGCGGGTCATCGGCGGCGCCGTAGATATCGGAACGTACGAGCTGACCGCCTACACAGCCACCGACGCGGCCAACGCGCTGAGGATCGGCGCGGGACTGCGGACCGGGGCAACCGCCGACATGGCCCGCCTTGATGTCTCGCCGGGCGCCGGAGACGGCAAGGTATCGCTGGAGGACGCCGTACGCATCGCGCGGAAGGTGGCGGGCCTGGAGGCGAACCCGTAA
- a CDS encoding DUF5916 domain-containing protein yields MRILIPCLLLTIATPSFRASSVDGSVANPPIPAVRFTAPPTIDGTPDEDCWKDAPVVTGFTHDTGPASVDTEVRMGYDDRAMYFAFVCHDPQPGSIRSGQRKRNGNMSTDDTVSVGIDPKFDKTGAYWFITNPVGTQAEDIPGGSASKVEWRGDWSAASKVTAEGWTAEMAIPFAILRYPRGQRVFGLMFARHLSRLLEGSNWPVKTFYYVHDNEARWDGLDAPRIQRKPLVMPYVLAAGGTIKSSAGVDLKYTAENNTTSLITIRPDFATIEDVVKTVDFSYNPQYLDDRRPFFTEGGDMFGSHFGFYSRSIGQVDVGAKSFGKVGNTGYGILGTERRNDERDGMLTTEYSFNQFSSLWFQAVGFHKEAYLTGNDNRMPQTESGLATVDNGVFRIGGHYWHPLAVNGLSTQFDYYSTRTTGDTREGDPFRYSGNAVRASFDRYTGDGLFESHGLYEQVSPDFDGKLAYIPEVGYRRAHTEMGESWQVKRGPLLRWSAYLWANHTMYWDGGSWHSEGSPSVGAQFRNDTMVNLGFDWGNRHDASTRQEAASAPFYRDRIVNLNLGWKQSDIYKRGSLFGRSGRQAGGPYHLLAFSQGFRVTEKLSGSAEIVRVRLSGTLVRLNTTRAILNGLYEFSDERSLAVRCILGNQKYSSRGTASDDFSPYDSSLRNAFIAYRQELRKGADIFVLVGDPNTVGVRSQVAVKYVRTL; encoded by the coding sequence ATGAGAATCCTTATCCCCTGCCTGCTACTGACCATTGCGACGCCCTCCTTCAGGGCGTCCTCTGTGGATGGCTCCGTCGCCAATCCGCCGATTCCCGCGGTGCGCTTCACTGCTCCCCCGACTATTGACGGGACCCCGGACGAAGATTGCTGGAAGGATGCGCCGGTAGTAACCGGCTTCACGCACGATACCGGCCCCGCGTCCGTCGACACCGAAGTCCGCATGGGCTATGACGACCGTGCGATGTATTTCGCGTTCGTTTGCCACGACCCACAGCCCGGCTCCATACGCTCCGGCCAGAGAAAACGCAACGGCAACATGTCTACTGACGACACCGTTTCAGTGGGTATCGATCCGAAGTTTGACAAGACGGGCGCCTACTGGTTCATCACTAACCCCGTGGGAACTCAGGCCGAGGATATCCCGGGCGGCTCAGCCAGCAAGGTGGAGTGGCGCGGCGACTGGAGCGCGGCGTCCAAGGTGACCGCCGAAGGGTGGACAGCGGAGATGGCGATCCCGTTCGCCATCCTGCGCTACCCACGCGGCCAGCGTGTGTTCGGGTTGATGTTCGCCAGGCACCTCTCGCGCCTGCTGGAGGGAAGCAACTGGCCGGTCAAGACGTTCTACTACGTGCATGACAACGAGGCCCGATGGGACGGCCTCGACGCGCCGCGCATCCAGCGCAAGCCGCTGGTGATGCCGTACGTCCTCGCCGCGGGCGGAACCATAAAAAGCAGTGCCGGCGTGGACTTGAAGTATACCGCCGAAAACAACACCACCTCCCTGATTACAATCCGGCCGGATTTCGCGACCATCGAGGACGTCGTCAAAACCGTGGACTTCAGCTATAACCCACAATACCTGGATGACCGCCGCCCGTTCTTTACGGAAGGCGGGGACATGTTCGGCAGCCATTTCGGGTTCTACTCGCGCAGCATCGGCCAGGTGGACGTGGGAGCGAAGTCGTTCGGGAAGGTAGGAAATACCGGATACGGGATTCTGGGGACGGAACGACGGAACGACGAACGCGACGGGATGCTGACAACAGAGTATTCGTTCAACCAGTTCTCCAGCCTGTGGTTCCAGGCCGTTGGCTTTCACAAGGAAGCGTATCTCACCGGCAACGACAACCGGATGCCGCAGACGGAGAGTGGCCTGGCGACCGTGGACAACGGAGTGTTTCGGATCGGGGGGCATTACTGGCATCCGCTGGCGGTAAACGGGCTTTCGACGCAGTTTGACTACTACTCCACCCGCACGACCGGCGACACCCGCGAAGGCGATCCCTTCCGGTACTCCGGCAACGCGGTCCGCGCGAGTTTCGACCGTTACACCGGTGACGGCCTGTTCGAGAGCCACGGTCTCTACGAGCAGGTGTCACCTGATTTCGATGGCAAATTGGCCTACATCCCGGAAGTGGGCTACCGCCGGGCGCACACGGAGATGGGCGAGAGCTGGCAGGTGAAGCGGGGGCCCCTGCTGCGCTGGAGCGCATACCTGTGGGCAAACCACACCATGTACTGGGACGGCGGCTCCTGGCACAGCGAGGGGTCTCCCAGCGTGGGGGCGCAGTTCCGGAACGATACAATGGTGAACCTCGGATTCGACTGGGGCAACCGCCACGATGCATCGACCCGACAGGAAGCCGCGTCTGCACCGTTTTACCGAGACCGGATCGTCAACCTGAATCTCGGGTGGAAGCAATCGGACATATACAAGCGGGGCAGCCTCTTCGGGCGCTCCGGCAGGCAGGCAGGCGGTCCGTATCACCTCCTGGCGTTCAGTCAGGGGTTCCGCGTCACGGAGAAGTTGTCCGGAAGCGCGGAGATCGTTCGCGTCCGGCTCTCCGGAACACTGGTGCGGCTGAACACGACACGCGCGATTCTGAACGGTCTGTACGAGTTTTCAGACGAGCGGAGCCTGGCGGTCCGGTGCATCCTCGGTAACCAGAAATACTCCTCCCGTGGGACTGCCAGCGATGACTTCAGCCCCTACGATTCCAGCCTGCGCAACGCCTTCATCGCCTATCGCCAGGAACTGCGTAAGGGTGCGGATATATTCGTGCTGGTGGGCGACCCTAACACGGTTGGGGTGCGTTCGCAGGTAGCGGTAAAGTACGTAAGGACGCTCTAG
- a CDS encoding proline dehydrogenase family protein, whose amino-acid sequence MITRTILLKLADSPTMRNLVEKRGWRFASRFVAGTTLDQAVAAVRKLNEAGITASLSHLGEHITDAERARAEVCEFEHALETLNAANVRCGLSLKPSQLGMFIDPAMAEDGIRRVTQCAAANGRFVRIDMEDSDWTTATMDLVNSVHAEYPNIGVVVQAYQRRSQADVEALNAAGISVRLCKGAYDEPASVAFPTKPEVDAHYVAMARLLLEKGNHPGFATHDEKMISAIRRKAAERPDAPWEFQMLYGIRRDLQASLVAEGCKVRVYVPYGTEWYPYFVRRLAERPANIGFILRNLFKG is encoded by the coding sequence ATGATCACTCGAACAATCCTCCTCAAGCTCGCGGATAGCCCCACAATGCGGAACCTGGTCGAGAAGCGCGGATGGCGATTCGCCTCCCGTTTCGTGGCCGGAACAACCCTCGATCAAGCCGTTGCTGCCGTGCGGAAACTCAATGAGGCCGGCATCACTGCATCGCTGTCGCACCTCGGTGAGCACATCACCGATGCCGAACGCGCTCGCGCGGAGGTCTGCGAATTCGAGCACGCCCTCGAAACGTTGAACGCCGCAAACGTGCGCTGCGGCCTATCCCTCAAGCCGTCGCAGTTGGGGATGTTCATCGACCCCGCGATGGCCGAGGACGGCATCCGGAGGGTTACACAATGCGCCGCCGCGAACGGGCGCTTCGTGCGCATCGATATGGAAGACTCCGATTGGACCACCGCCACGATGGACCTCGTCAATTCTGTCCACGCCGAGTATCCCAATATCGGCGTCGTGGTCCAGGCCTATCAGCGGCGCAGCCAGGCCGATGTCGAGGCGCTCAACGCGGCCGGCATCTCCGTGCGATTGTGCAAAGGCGCGTATGACGAGCCGGCGTCGGTCGCATTCCCCACGAAACCGGAGGTCGATGCGCATTACGTAGCGATGGCACGTCTCCTGCTCGAAAAGGGCAATCACCCGGGATTCGCCACACACGATGAGAAGATGATCTCCGCGATCAGGCGCAAGGCAGCCGAGCGCCCGGACGCTCCGTGGGAATTCCAGATGCTCTACGGTATACGCCGCGACCTGCAGGCCAGCCTGGTCGCAGAAGGCTGCAAAGTCCGCGTCTATGTGCCATACGGCACCGAGTGGTACCCGTATTTCGTGCGCCGCCTCGCCGAGCGCCCCGCCAACATCGGCTTCATCCTCCGCAACCTGTTCAAGGGGTAA
- a CDS encoding alpha-L-rhamnosidase C-terminal domain-containing protein has protein sequence MTDTLAVPAKWTARWIWDEGIPRTTPVEHEFRLFRRAFQAGSGAKLVIHVTADSRYQLFLNGERVSIGPCKGDAWRKHYETVDLSDRLKPGRNVLAARVLHFRPAEPPHFNTIGISSVTRTASGGFLLQGTVEGGECIDTDQKWRAGADTSVTFHFNEGSQLLGETESVDGALSPHGWQTPEYDDSAWKPAVQFWDGLTPEQTLNYEFSGPWSLTPRTIPPMFETKHTFDVLNGPVTVPPHTTWTRDLDARELTTAYPTLRVSGGKGSKIKLVYAEAYGEGEEGKAWIKKGIRDNPEGRGIFGQWDQYSPNGGVETYQPFWFRTFRFIRIKVVTGDDPMTLDSLSYIETGYPLDVKSTFESSEPRYQPLWDISIRTVRRCMQETYVDCPYYEQLQYAMDTRLEALYSSYLSADDRLMRKAIHDYHCSWHPSGLLQSRTPCVYPQIIPGFSLHWILMLHDHWRLFGDPALPRRYRSTVDSVLDWFDRKLTPDGLVGGFGYWPYFDWVKGWNGGCPPPAPDAPSSVFSLMYAASLNLAAELSEPAGYPSRAEEYHQRARVVNQAVNAHCWDSAKGVYKDGPDHDTYAMHPQVWAVLSGASTGRKAAALMERTLGDHSMAQMNWAMQFYLFRALRQTGMYERAFPLFQGWLDLVDLHVTTWPEDPVNGRSDCHAWGSVPIYEFMAEILGVQPAEPGFAAIRVDPQPGPLSWAKGTVITPRGPVSVSWTKVPSGLKVDAKGPEGVRMDVRGSGG, from the coding sequence ATGACGGACACGCTTGCAGTTCCCGCAAAATGGACGGCCAGATGGATATGGGACGAGGGCATCCCGCGAACGACGCCCGTGGAACACGAGTTTCGGCTCTTTCGCCGGGCCTTTCAAGCCGGCTCCGGCGCGAAGTTGGTCATCCATGTGACCGCGGACAGCCGGTATCAGTTGTTCCTGAACGGCGAACGTGTTTCGATCGGGCCGTGCAAGGGTGACGCGTGGCGCAAGCACTACGAGACGGTGGACCTCAGCGACAGGCTGAAGCCGGGGCGCAACGTTCTCGCCGCGCGCGTGCTGCATTTTCGGCCGGCCGAACCGCCTCACTTCAACACGATCGGTATCTCATCGGTTACGCGAACGGCCTCAGGCGGCTTCCTGCTCCAGGGGACCGTTGAGGGCGGCGAATGCATCGACACCGACCAGAAATGGAGGGCCGGAGCGGACACCTCCGTCACGTTCCACTTCAACGAGGGCTCGCAGCTTCTTGGCGAGACGGAGTCTGTCGATGGGGCACTGAGCCCGCACGGTTGGCAAACGCCGGAATACGATGATTCCGCGTGGAAGCCCGCGGTACAGTTCTGGGACGGCCTGACCCCGGAGCAGACCCTGAACTATGAGTTCTCGGGCCCCTGGAGCCTCACACCCCGCACGATACCGCCCATGTTCGAAACGAAGCACACGTTTGATGTGCTGAACGGTCCGGTAACGGTTCCCCCGCACACCACCTGGACGCGGGACCTGGATGCCCGCGAGCTGACCACAGCCTATCCGACGCTTCGCGTTTCGGGCGGAAAGGGCTCGAAGATCAAGCTGGTCTACGCCGAAGCGTATGGCGAAGGCGAAGAGGGAAAGGCGTGGATCAAGAAGGGCATCCGCGACAATCCCGAGGGCCGCGGCATCTTCGGGCAGTGGGACCAGTATTCCCCGAACGGCGGCGTGGAGACCTATCAACCGTTCTGGTTCCGAACGTTCCGGTTTATCCGCATCAAAGTCGTCACCGGCGACGATCCAATGACCCTGGACTCGCTGAGCTACATCGAGACAGGTTACCCGCTGGACGTGAAATCTACGTTCGAGTCCTCCGAACCTCGGTACCAACCGCTCTGGGACATCAGCATCCGCACGGTTCGTCGGTGCATGCAGGAGACTTATGTAGACTGCCCGTACTACGAGCAACTCCAGTATGCGATGGACACGCGCCTCGAGGCGCTGTACTCGTCATATTTGAGCGCGGACGACCGACTGATGCGCAAGGCGATCCACGACTACCATTGCTCGTGGCACCCGTCGGGCCTCCTGCAGAGCCGCACGCCCTGTGTCTACCCGCAGATCATCCCCGGCTTCTCGCTCCACTGGATCCTGATGCTGCACGATCACTGGCGGCTGTTCGGCGATCCTGCGCTGCCCCGGCGCTATCGCAGCACGGTAGACAGCGTTCTCGACTGGTTCGACCGCAAGCTGACTCCGGACGGCCTCGTGGGCGGCTTCGGGTATTGGCCATATTTTGACTGGGTGAAGGGCTGGAACGGTGGCTGCCCGCCACCAGCCCCGGACGCTCCCAGTAGCGTGTTCAGCCTGATGTACGCGGCCTCCCTGAACCTAGCCGCGGAGTTGTCGGAGCCGGCAGGATACCCGTCGCGCGCCGAGGAATACCATCAACGCGCAAGGGTCGTGAACCAGGCCGTGAACGCGCACTGCTGGGATTCCGCAAAGGGTGTGTACAAGGATGGGCCCGACCACGATACTTATGCCATGCACCCGCAGGTGTGGGCGGTGTTGAGTGGGGCATCGACCGGACGGAAGGCTGCCGCGCTGATGGAGCGAACGCTGGGCGATCACAGCATGGCGCAGATGAACTGGGCGATGCAGTTCTACCTGTTCCGGGCGCTCCGGCAGACCGGAATGTACGAGCGCGCCTTCCCGCTGTTCCAGGGGTGGCTGGACCTTGTGGACCTGCACGTGACAACGTGGCCGGAGGACCCGGTTAACGGCCGTTCCGACTGCCATGCCTGGGGCAGTGTGCCGATCTACGAGTTCATGGCCGAGATCCTCGGTGTCCAGCCCGCCGAACCGGGCTTTGCGGCGATCCGTGTGGATCCGCAGCCGGGACCGCTGTCCTGGGCGAAGGGAACGGTTATCACCCCCCGTGGACCGGTGAGCGTTTCCTGGACCAAGGTACCGTCCGGCCTGAAGGTAGACGCTAAGGGGCCGGAAGGGGTGCGGATGGATGTGCGAGGCTCCGGGGGATGA